From the Eschrichtius robustus isolate mEscRob2 chromosome 19, mEscRob2.pri, whole genome shotgun sequence genome, the window TGATAAGAATGTCAGAGACTGTTAGCCACCGCTCAatatccatttttccttcttcttttagtAAGTAattatctgaatattttaaagcTTTAATTACAGGGATCTTTAGTTAAGAGTTTTTTGTTGGACATAATGCACCCAACTAAAAGATTGcatttcccagtctcctctgCAGCCCTTCCACGTGGCTAAAGTTCTGACCAGTAAGATGTGCACAGAAGTACACTGTGGTACTTCTGGGAGGCAAGGGACTTCCTTTCCTGCAAAATGGTGATGGGTGGAGttccagcagccatcttggaccatgaggATGAGGGCCACAACCAAAGAATAATGGAATAGTGGGCTAGAGGGAGCCTGGGTTCCCGATGACTTCAGGTCCACCATACCTGCCAAACGCTGGgtttctaaagaaataaaaactacctTGTTTGAGCATCTACTATTTTGAGATTTTCAAATCCGAAACGACACATGACGAAGAGTCAAAAATAATCTCAGGCTAAGGGACTCGGCTAAGGATTCTTCTCTCAACTTTTTCCACTTCACCATGCACTGGCCCATGACTCCCTTCTCTCCCAAATCCCTTCCCTGAACAACACACAAACCAGTCTGGGCCCAGCCTTATAAATACTGATTTTATAGAAAGGACCAATTCAAAATTGGTCAGATGCCACACATTAGAAGCTTTCCAGAACCACAAGGatgaaaaaccaaaaccaaaaccaaacaaaaaaacaacaaaaacacatctcagaacaaacaaaaataccccaGATCAAACTGCCTGAAGGTCAAGGTCTTGGTTGACCAAAGGCTTCTAAAGAAACACATGTGGATGGGGGGGGTGGAGAGACCCCCCAACACCTGAACAAGTACCCAGAGTGGAAGGAAAAACAACCCAGAAATTCAAACCCACAGTCCCTGCCCACCGGCCCCCCACGCTGTCCAGAGCGAGGCAAAGGGCTTCACAGCTTTTttgcaggggggaggggggagagtcaTGGCAATAGCTTAAATATTGGGAGGAGGAGAATTTTTACACTTCaacttttttctcctcttcctctttaggGGAAGTAGAGAGACTGGTAGCTTGAGGTTAAGGAGAAAactgatttttattgttttaatgggGAAAACGTCTAGAAATGGCAGGCGGCCATGAAAACTGCCAAATGTGATCTGTGATCTGATGGCCCCAATTCCTAAAGAGGAGGTGAACCCTGGTGTAGTAGGTTAGGAAGGGTACCAACCCTGGGTGCTGCAgcctcttgggaaaaaaaaaacagctccaGAGAGAAAGAATTGGGGGGAGGGAACGGAAGGGGGCCAGAATGGGGGAACCCTTAACTAGTACCAAAATTAGCTGCCGTCTGCTCCCTGCTTGTAGGTCCCTGGGGTATGAAGAGTGGCAGGGAGGGCGCTGGGGCTGAATGGAGAAGAAATTGAGATGCTGATAAAAAAACACCCTACTTGAGGGTCTGAAGAGTAGAAAACCAGTAGGGGTCAATCAGAGTGCTTTCTTGGGTCACCCCCCTGAACACCATCGCAGTTCTGGAGGGGGATCAACGCTGCCTGGGCTGAGGGTATGGGCTGGTGACCCAGTTCTGACCCTCGGCTcccagggggagggggtgtgggtgggCATGGTGGGCtcttcccccccctcccccggcttCACCTCCCCTCCTCCCGGCCAGCCCGGCCGCCCCCACCGCCTGGCCCATTGCAGGGCAACACCCAGTTGTTATCGTGCAGACCCAGGCGGCAGCCGGGCGTCTCGCGATCGGCTCGGCGGCAGCACATCCAGTAGGAACGTCCATAAGGCAGGTCGTGGTGGTAGGGCTTGGGGTGCCAGCGGCAGAGCGACACATCGCCCTTCTCGTATCTCTTGCGGCACTGCTTGCAAGGGTCATCGCGGTAGAGCGGGTCGCGGCTCCAGCGCGAGTCTGTGGCCCGCACGCCGAACGCCTCAATGATGCCCTTGAAGTGGTGGCAGGTGCACTTGAGGGCCGCCAGGGCCCGCGTGGGCAGGAAGCTGAAGATCTTGACCAGCACGTGCTCGGGCAGCAGCAGCATGTACTGTCGCGGCTCCAGCAACCGCTGGATCTTGAAGCGGATTTCCAGGAAGTCGTGCGACACGTGCCGGTACAGGCGGCACAGGGAGGTGTCCACCGTCCCCTCAGCATCGTCTGGGCCGGGTGCAGTGGCGGGTGAGTCGGCTGGCGGTGGCTCGGGGGGCCCATCCGGTCCCCGGGTCTGGAGGAAGAAGAGCTGGCCAGGTGGGGGTGGCTCCTCGGGGCTGACGGTCAGGCACACCGTCTCCTCCTTCACGTTTTTGGTACCATCCTTGCCGAAGAAGATGCACTCATCCACCACCCCCGTCACCACCACATCCACATGGAAGCCTGACGCGCCACAGTCCcgggcagggggtggagggggggccGGGGGAGTGTCCTCGGgcctggcaggggctggggtcTCACCCTCGCTGGCTTCATCCGCCCTAGCCAGCAGAAACTCCACATTGCTGGGGAGGGCATCCCGAGAGGGGCTGATGAGCTGGTACAGGTCGCAGGTGATCTTGTCCTTGGCCCGGGCCCCAGGACCCGGGCTGCCAGGGTAGGCACAACCCGGCCGGCCCCCACTCCCGTTGGGCAAGCTGCCATCCGGTGCACGGGGCTCTCGGCCGTTGGAGATCCGGAAGGCGATGCGCACCTCCCCGGGTCCTGGCCCGGGCCGCTCCTCCTTGCGGAGGCCTTTGGCTGGAGGGTTGTCCCGCTGAGCCTCGAAGTGGGCCACAGCCTCCGCCACACGGCTGCAGTCCCCGCCACCAGACCGCCGTTCGGACCCCAGCCCCTTGGCAGGCCCACCCTGCTCGGCCGACACGTAGACCACAGGCGCTGGGGTGCTCGGGCGCGGGTAGCTCTGCAGGGCCAGGGCGGCCCGCTGTTCCACCAGGGCCACCATCTCGGCCACAGAGAGCAGGTCCACATCCTCACTGGCTGAGGCTGGGGCCCCCTCAGCAGCAGGGGGCCCGTCTTGTCCCCCTGGGTCCGGAGGAGCCTTCGTAGGCTCAAGACAGCGCCTCCTCCGCTTGGCCTTGGAGCTGTCACTACCCCAGTGCCCCTTGACCTTCATGGAGCTGGCCCGGCTGCCTCCACCACACTGGTGGGCCACAAAGAAGGCCACCTTCTCCTTTGTATTCCCGGGCTTGATAACATACCACGTGTCCAGCAGGACTCGACCCTCGTCGCCGGCAGCGGCTGCTGAAAGGAGCGGGGCAGGCTGGGAGGCAGGAGCCTCCgtggccaaggctgggggtgtgtTTTCTGAGTGGGCAGGGCCATGGTCTGGCTCTGCCCCCCCGCCTGGCTCAGGGCAGGCCGATGGCTTGAGGGCTGCGGAAGGCGGGCGCGGCTGGTTCTGGGAATAGGTGCCAAAGGGCCGGGGGCACCACAGCTGGAAGGGAAGGAGGCCCCCTCGGTCCATTCTGGGGAATGGTGGCAGACAGGCGGGGGTTCACCACATCTCAGGACCTGAATGGCGGTGGGGGGCTCCACAGGCCACCTGGAGACAGGGAAGAGGAGGTTGGGGAGCTGGGGAACGGCCTGCCCTCCCAGTACCCCACTGACCTCAACGTCTCCTGACCTGAGGGGACAGACCAAACTAGACCACTGAGATCCTGTTCCCGCCCCCCTGGCACAGGTGAGCAAATGGAAGGCTGCAGAGGGGATAGGACCTGCTCCTGTAAAACTCAGAGTGTGACCGGAGCTGGCAGTTTGCTCCAACCCTCCGCCGTCTCACAGCCTGACTGGGTTCACTCACGATCCAGAGGCCTCCTGCTGCCGTAACtttttaaacagaaatgaaaGTACCAACTGACAGCTCCTCCTTTTTCTATTTGCTCACCTAGTAAACAAGTTCCTGAAAAGACAAGAATTCCCAGCCCTACCCACGGCTACTGCGGCTTGAGCCCAGAGGATGCAGCAACAAGGTAGGCTGGGCAGGGGAAGAAAATCAGAGGTGGGAGACAGAGAGGTCCTTAAGAATTCAGCTCCTCACTTTGCTTGGGTCGTGAGGCTCTTGAAGGATCCCTTAAAGCTGTGTATCCTCACCCAGAAAGATGCACACACTTGCACCAAGACTGGGCAGGTAATTCCCTTAAGCACGAACGCAGACCCCTGGGATGAGAAGGCCTTTCTAGTCCAGTTTCCTCAAGTTGCTCACAACTTGCTGAGTTTGAGGCTCAGAGTGGGGAAGGCTTACATAGTGTAACACCAGGCCCTCAAACTTGTTTTCCAGACTTTTCAATTTAGGGCTTATAATAGTGACCGTTTTATTTTGCAATGACTTTGTGTGCGTGACCTAATCTGGAAGCAATTTTGCTAATGACTCTGACACGACCAAGTTCTACTGCAGGACCAACAGTCTCAATCCCTCAGTCTCAGTCCTTCCCTGGCCCATTTCCCTCCAGACATCTTGAAACCAAAATacccttcagggcttccctggtggcccagtggttaagaatccgcctgccaatgtaggggacacgggttcgacccctggtccgggaagatcccacatgccgcggagcaactaagcccgtgtgccacaactactgagcctgcgtgccacaactactgagcccgcgcgcctagagcctgtgctccgcaacaagagaagccacaatgagaagcccgcacactgcaacgaagagtagcccccgctcgccacaactagagaaagcctgcgtgcagcaatgaagacccaacgcagccaaaaataaaaataaattaaaaaaacaaaacaaaaaacccccaacacAATACCCTTCAAACATCGAAACTTCCACATGCTTACAGACTGGTAAAagtagtttgctgactcctggtcAGACTATTTTGAGCCacgggccaaatctggcccactgcctgcctctgcaaataaagttttattgaaacatgtTCATTCGTTTATGACTGCTTTCATGCTATCATGGCAGAGTTCAGTAGTGGCAACAGAGaacatatggcctgcaaagcctaaaatactcaTTATCTGGCACTTTatggaaaaagtttgctgacctctgcagTATATATGGTCCCTCTAAATTCAGGCAATACCACAGACACCACTAAATCACCATTTACTTCATAGCCCTGTAGACACCATTCAAGATCTAGACAGCCTCCAAACATCCACAGACCCCAGAAACAGAAAGTCCTAATCCTAAATATCCTTGCCCCCCGTAATCCCCAATCCCACCTACCCCAATACTTACAGCCCCTGCTGAAATGCCAGTTTCttgcttaaaaaaacaacaacaacaaaaatgccgCACAGCCCCTAAAACCTATAGAAGGCTAAGTTTACCAACCACCAACACATCTAAAACGTCCAGGAATAGAAGCTACCACATCAAAGGCCATTCATTCTCTATAGATGCAAATGTATCCTGACGTAAAATATCCAGACGCTCTCAAATCCTGCTCTAAACTTCTAAAAATATCCCCTCCAGCA encodes:
- the FBXO46 gene encoding F-box only protein 46; this translates as MDRGGLLPFQLWCPRPFGTYSQNQPRPPSAALKPSACPEPGGGAEPDHGPAHSENTPPALATEAPASQPAPLLSAAAAGDEGRVLLDTWYVIKPGNTKEKVAFFVAHQCGGGSRASSMKVKGHWGSDSSKAKRRRRCLEPTKAPPDPGGQDGPPAAEGAPASASEDVDLLSVAEMVALVEQRAALALQSYPRPSTPAPVVYVSAEQGGPAKGLGSERRSGGGDCSRVAEAVAHFEAQRDNPPAKGLRKEERPGPGPGEVRIAFRISNGREPRAPDGSLPNGSGGRPGCAYPGSPGPGARAKDKITCDLYQLISPSRDALPSNVEFLLARADEASEGETPAPARPEDTPPAPPPPPARDCGASGFHVDVVVTGVVDECIFFGKDGTKNVKEETVCLTVSPEEPPPPGQLFFLQTRGPDGPPEPPPADSPATAPGPDDAEGTVDTSLCRLYRHVSHDFLEIRFKIQRLLEPRQYMLLLPEHVLVKIFSFLPTRALAALKCTCHHFKGIIEAFGVRATDSRWSRDPLYRDDPCKQCRKRYEKGDVSLCRWHPKPYHHDLPYGRSYWMCCRRADRETPGCRLGLHDNNWVLPCNGPGGGGGRAGREEGR